The segment CACCACCAAGGCCAAACTCTTGTGCTCGGTGATGAGCTGGATCATTAGCTCATTGGCAGGCATGGTCTCTGGTACGATGATGATTTTGGTCAAGATACTCGCGATGTCCTTGGGCTTCTTGAATAATGCCAGTGAGTGACAATAGCCAATCACATCATCAATAGACTCATCATAAACTAGGATTTTGGAATGTCCTGTCTCCACAAATAGTTCTCTCAAGTCATCTATCGTGTCATTGACATCTACAGCTTTGATATCCGTACGTGGAATCATACAATCTCTTACTTTGATTCCCTTAAAGTCCAACGCATTGTTGAAATATTTGGCATCTACATCTTGGTCTTCATCATCGTCATCATCCATGATGTTTTTGATGTAGTTGTTGAGATCAGTCAATCCGTAGACTGGGCGGTCATCAGAATACTCCAAGCCAAATACTCGTGTAATCAAAAATTTGCTACCCTGCACCACGACGTAAACTATCGGACTGAATAAATAATAAATCACTAGAATGGGAAGTGAAAGCACCGAAAGAAAGATGTATGGATTGATCAGGAATATACTCTTCGGCACATACTCTGCGGTAAACAACACCACAATGGTGGAAATAATCGTCTGGAGTAGCAGCACGACTATGTCATTGTTCATGCTGGGTGGGAGTACAGCCACCAACCAAGGATCTAATAACATAGACATAAAAATACCATATACCACAAGGCATAGGTTGTTTCCAATCAAAGTCGTAGCAATAAAATTGGATGGGTTGTTGGAGAACTTGGATAGCATCCTTGCAGAAAGGCCTCCTTGCTTGCCTTGCAATTCGATATGCAATTTATCCGTGGTGATAAACGCGATTTCGATTCCCGAAAACAGTGCAGAAAATAATACAGAAGCCAGGATTCCTCCTAACAGAAATGTGTCCATAGATTGTTGGATAGCTACTTTTTGTTCTTTTTAAATTGATATAAAAGTAAGAGAGATACGCTTAACATAAAAATCCAATAGGATTGCGCAAAACCATAAGTCATTGTCTGGTGCAAGCCTATCAGAAAAAATCCTGCCGACAAGGTAAAAATAACAATTTGAAATACCGAATTCATATTACTCTTCTATTTCATTTTCATACACTGTAGTGTCCTCTTCAAAAACCAAATCCTCATCAAATCCAGACTCATCTTCGTTTTTCTTTTTATTGGGACTAATATTCATCACCCCAGTAGGATTCAAAATAGTGTACTCATCAAAATCTTCACTCGCCTCCAAGCCTTCTCCCTTCAACAACTCACCATCAGATTTGATGGTTACAAATTTGTCCGTGTGTATTCTTTCCTCCTTAGGTACCCAGTTGAGCAATTCTGTATGCAGTTCATCTCCTTTGGCTATGCCATGCATCTGCACATCGCCCTCTGCTTTGTAGTAATCTTCCTCAGCGAAATAATATCCTGAATTGGCGCGAAGGGTGGAGGAAAGTATCCCTACATCATTGTAAAATTCCAAGTAGATGCCATTCGGAAAATCCCTGTCCTCATTCTCATAAACCATCTGTCTAGGAGCAACCAATCGCAATTTGGTGATTGCAGAGTCTGAAATCAAAACATCAATGCTATCCATCGCTACAGAAGGGCCATCATAGGTCTCTTTTTCCAGTACAGACTTCTTGCTTTCGCATGAAAGAATGGATAACATCAATATCAAGGGAAATATATGTTTCATAGAAAGCAAAAAAAGCACCCACTCAGAAGAAGTAAGGTGCTTTTCAATATTTTTCAATTATCGATTAATTAGGTCTTCTTTCGAGTGTCACGGTCTCGTTGATCCAACAGCCCAAAGTCATTGATTGTCCTTCGGCCAATCCCAATTCAAATATCTCAGAAATCGATGGGAATTGTTCTTGTGCCTTTGCCATCATGGCTGTATTACCTGCTTTTTTGTACTGGTTGTAAGCAGCGATGAAAACCAATCTATCATCTACCTTGCTCACCCCTTGTCTACAATCATTGTAGCTCTGGAAATACAAGTTGCCGATCAAAGTGTATGCCTCACCTGCAGATGGATCATTAGCCAATGCTTTTCTCGCATAGTTTCTAGCTTCTGATTTTTGTCCACTACTAGCAAACATCTGAGCCATATTCAAATAGATTTCGGCCTTTTTCAAATTATCGTCAGACATGCCAACTGCAGCATTGTAATACTCAGCTGCTTTGGAATATTGATTGTCAGCCGCAAATTTGATACCCAGAACCTTCGCCATGCCATAAGAAGGCTCGGCTTTATAAACCAACTCTCCTGCCTGAACAAAGGCTGGGCTGTCTGTACATTTAGCAGATAGCAACAACTGAAAGACCTTTTTAGCCATTTTTGGATCCTTCGTTTCATTCATCTTAGGTACCAATTTGGTCTCCACAAACTCACAGTTGACATCCACAGTAGCAGTCAACAACTTGTCTACGTTTTCTTGGTACACCGTGTACTTCGAATCACTCTTGACTGCATCTTTTTCAGCAATGACATCAGAGATTTTACCGTATCTATCGATTACGTCTTCATCAGAGATGGCACCTCCACTCAGCTTGTATCGTCTCACGACATCCATATAAGCCACCAAGTTGTTGTCCATCGTCTCTACACCATTCATATCAAAGGTTTTGTCAAACAAATCCAACAATTCTTTGTATTTAGACTGATTTCCTTTGTAGAACTTGTAGGCAGCAAATGCCTTTCTGTTCAATACATTGGCCTCATCGCCGAAGTATTTGATTCTATCGTCATACATCTTCAAGGCCTTTTCTTGGTAGGACAACT is part of the Reichenbachiella agarivorans genome and harbors:
- a CDS encoding hemolysin family protein encodes the protein MDTFLLGGILASVLFSALFSGIEIAFITTDKLHIELQGKQGGLSARMLSKFSNNPSNFIATTLIGNNLCLVVYGIFMSMLLDPWLVAVLPPSMNNDIVVLLLQTIISTIVVLFTAEYVPKSIFLINPYIFLSVLSLPILVIYYLFSPIVYVVVQGSKFLITRVFGLEYSDDRPVYGLTDLNNYIKNIMDDDDDEDQDVDAKYFNNALDFKGIKVRDCMIPRTDIKAVDVNDTIDDLRELFVETGHSKILVYDESIDDVIGYCHSLALFKKPKDIASILTKIIIVPETMPANELMIQLITEHKSLALVVDEYGGTSGIVSLEDIMEEIFGEIRDEHDEDDLVELKLSPTEYIFSARQEVDYINETYALNLPLGEYDTLGGLILTINENLPEQGELIVVPNYSFEILLMEEARIEKIKLRVLTEE
- the lptC gene encoding LPS export ABC transporter periplasmic protein LptC; amino-acid sequence: MKHIFPLILMLSILSCESKKSVLEKETYDGPSVAMDSIDVLISDSAITKLRLVAPRQMVYENEDRDFPNGIYLEFYNDVGILSSTLRANSGYYFAEEDYYKAEGDVQMHGIAKGDELHTELLNWVPKEERIHTDKFVTIKSDGELLKGEGLEASEDFDEYTILNPTGVMNISPNKKKNEDESGFDEDLVFEEDTTVYENEIEE
- a CDS encoding tetratricopeptide repeat protein: MKKLLLIGFVVCMNAAAIAQPGWNWPEEVDKAKEKNALYVDAVKSKQYAVAVAPHQWLLDNCPDLNESLYINGAKIYEGLEDKESDPAKQLSYQEKALKMYDDRIKYFGDEANVLNRKAFAAYKFYKGNQSKYKELLDLFDKTFDMNGVETMDNNLVAYMDVVRRYKLSGGAISDEDVIDRYGKISDVIAEKDAVKSDSKYTVYQENVDKLLTATVDVNCEFVETKLVPKMNETKDPKMAKKVFQLLLSAKCTDSPAFVQAGELVYKAEPSYGMAKVLGIKFAADNQYSKAAEYYNAAVGMSDDNLKKAEIYLNMAQMFASSGQKSEARNYARKALANDPSAGEAYTLIGNLYFQSYNDCRQGVSKVDDRLVFIAAYNQYKKAGNTAMMAKAQEQFPSISEIFELGLAEGQSMTLGCWINETVTLERRPN